A window of Sulfurimonas gotlandica GD1 contains these coding sequences:
- the dnaG gene encoding DNA primase: MITQDSIEALKARLDIVDVVGSYVELKKAGANYKAPCPFHDEKSPSFVVSPSKGIYHCFGCGAGGDSIKFTMEYEKLNYPEALEKLANNYNFTLSYTDNKHNKPRSQVMDKLSEWYQNLLTSKPEALSYIKERGIYESSVEKFGIGYAPDSNATINYIKSQLFSVNEAVDMGVIGYDSGRNFARFIERITFPIHSANGSIVGFGGRTITGHQAKYVNSPETAFFNKSRLLYAYHHAKQTLHKTKEIIITEGYLDVIMLHQAGFTNAVATLGTALTQEHLPLLRKGEPRIVMAYDGDKAGRAAALKASRLLSAGGFNGGVVIFGDGLDPADMVHKGAVEELATMFRSAKPFIEFVLEEILSLYDLRDPKAKEECMQDGIGYLKTLSPILQEEYKTFLASRLGGLGISPSLVRFSQAPTNKNTPLIQKNTHKDMWELSLIKTVLEHPELVDQMLDVLDPSLLQFHSREFALSLQGRLDEPSLMAISIDEQIQPLRDEEALKAELIAFLTKHYERELRKINTQASLSFEQKAFYIRKFRGKISKLKRGELVAFKD; the protein is encoded by the coding sequence ATGATTACCCAAGACTCCATAGAAGCCCTAAAAGCACGCCTTGATATTGTTGATGTTGTAGGCTCATACGTGGAGTTGAAAAAAGCCGGTGCAAACTATAAAGCACCGTGTCCTTTTCATGATGAAAAATCACCATCTTTTGTTGTAAGCCCTTCTAAGGGTATATACCATTGTTTTGGTTGTGGTGCGGGTGGTGACAGCATCAAATTTACAATGGAATACGAAAAACTTAACTATCCTGAAGCATTAGAAAAACTAGCAAATAACTATAATTTTACACTCTCTTATACTGATAACAAACATAACAAGCCTCGCTCACAAGTTATGGATAAGCTGAGTGAGTGGTACCAAAATCTTTTGACTTCAAAACCAGAGGCTCTTTCTTACATCAAAGAGCGTGGCATCTATGAGAGTAGTGTTGAGAAATTTGGAATAGGCTATGCTCCTGATTCAAATGCTACTATTAATTACATAAAATCTCAACTATTTAGTGTGAATGAAGCTGTAGATATGGGAGTTATAGGCTATGATAGTGGAAGAAATTTTGCTAGATTTATAGAACGCATAACTTTTCCTATTCACTCGGCAAATGGTTCAATTGTCGGTTTTGGTGGAAGGACAATTACAGGTCATCAAGCAAAATATGTAAATTCTCCTGAGACAGCTTTTTTTAATAAGTCTCGACTTTTATATGCATATCACCATGCCAAACAAACACTTCATAAAACAAAAGAGATAATCATAACAGAGGGTTATCTAGATGTTATTATGTTGCATCAGGCCGGATTTACAAATGCTGTAGCTACACTTGGAACAGCTCTAACTCAAGAGCATCTACCACTTTTGAGAAAGGGTGAACCAAGAATTGTAATGGCCTATGATGGAGATAAAGCTGGTCGTGCGGCTGCATTGAAAGCATCTAGACTGCTTAGTGCCGGTGGTTTTAATGGTGGTGTTGTTATTTTTGGAGATGGTCTTGACCCAGCTGACATGGTACACAAGGGTGCAGTTGAAGAGTTGGCTACGATGTTTAGATCTGCGAAACCGTTTATTGAATTTGTTTTAGAAGAGATACTTTCACTGTATGACCTTCGTGATCCAAAGGCGAAAGAGGAGTGCATGCAAGATGGCATCGGCTATCTTAAGACGCTCTCACCAATTTTACAAGAAGAGTATAAAACATTTCTTGCATCTCGTTTGGGAGGCTTGGGCATTAGTCCATCACTTGTTAGATTTTCTCAAGCACCAACTAATAAAAATACGCCACTTATTCAAAAAAACACCCATAAAGACATGTGGGAACTAAGTTTGATCAAAACAGTTCTTGAGCATCCTGAGTTAGTTGACCAGATGTTAGACGTTCTTGACCCATCACTTTTGCAGTTTCACTCACGAGAGTTTGCATTATCTCTACAAGGCAGATTGGACGAGCCTTCTTTGATGGCAATATCGATTGATGAACAGATACAGCCACTGAGAGATGAAGAGGCCTTAAAAGCTGAACTTATTGCATTTTTAACTAAACATTATGAGAGAGAGTTAAGAAAGATAAACACACAAGCTTCTTTGTCGTTTGAGCAAAAAGCTTTTTATATTCGTAAATTTCGTGGAAAAATATCAAAATTAAAACGCGGCGAGTTAGTAGCTTTCAAGGATTGA